The following proteins are co-located in the Oncorhynchus gorbuscha isolate QuinsamMale2020 ecotype Even-year linkage group LG22, OgorEven_v1.0, whole genome shotgun sequence genome:
- the LOC124009832 gene encoding prostaglandin E2 receptor EP4 subtype-like: MFSCKDTAWWESECFFEVEAIKLFRFSFNLRMMNYSVNDNGSNISELLQPLCVTYNHSTFPPLRLESKSLVTSATMFAVGVLGNLIAIVVLCISKKEQKETTFYTLVVGMAITDLLGTCFTSPVVIATYIVQRWLGGELLCDLFSFSMLFFGSAGMSILCAMAVERYLAINYAYFYSQYIDRTMARFALMGIYLANIVLCIMPSFGFGKHMRHFPGTWCFLDWRATDPLAASYSFLYGGFMLLLIAVTVLCNFAVCLSLVRMSQKTRIVRAKVSAHGGSLRGFLPSVTSLSAAEIQMFWLLIFMTIVFLVCSIPLVVRIFVNQLYGPAYICAGVKPDYRSDLMAIRFASFNPILDPWVYILCRKNLFFKGCERMKNTVGKVKAGPGPNLVCLGTGSQHSHLSFECTNETSYVSLCTTNYRNEFENQVSTKSKSFTDFTMRQAWDIDTARDNFHPFSVEQTAVLSFQAELAVVSKPAMMASMLGGSKALPAKCAPTGLHRHVSKVDIVTCTFSTPSSCHTEECL; this comes from the exons ATGTTCTCTTGTAAAGATACTGCATGGTGGGAAAGTGAATGTTTCTTCGAAGTTGAAGCTATCAAGCTATTTCGTTTCAGttttaatttaagaatgatgaattATTCCGTCAATGACAATGGCTCGAACATTTCAGAACTACTCCAACCGCTCTGTGTCACCTACAACCACAGCACTTTCCCACCTCTGCGACTGGAATCCAAATCCCTGGTCACTTCAGCCACTATGTTCGCCGTTGGAGTCCTGGGGAACCTCATTGCCATTGTTGTGTTGTGCATCTCAAAGAAAGAACAGAAGGAGACCACTTTCTATACGCTGGTTGTTGGAATGGCTATCACGGACCTGTTGGGCACCTGTTTCACCAGCCCGGTGGTTATCGCCACCTACATAGTCCAGAGGTGGCTCGGCGGGGAACTACTGTGCGATTTATTCTCCTTCTCTATGCTCTTTTTCGGATCTGCTGGAATGTCCATCCTGTGCGCCATGGCAGTTGAACGATACTTGGCCATAAACTACGCATACTTTTACTCTCAATATATTGACCGGACAATGGCGCGTTTCGCGCTCATGGGTATCTACCTGGCCAACATTGTGTTGTGCATCATGCCCAGCTTTGGGTTCGGGAAGCACATGCGCCACTTTCCGGGCACTTGGTGTTTCTTGGACTGGAGGGCGACGGACCCCCTCGCCGCCTCGTATTCGTTTCTTTACGGTGGGTTCATGTTGCTGTTGATTGCGGTGACAGTTCTGTGCAATTTCGCAGTGTGTCTGTCACTTGTGAGGATGAGCCAGAAGACGCGGATAGTGAGAGCGAAAGTGTCCGCGCACGGTGGCTCACTGCGCGGGTTCCTGCCCTCTGTCACCAGCCTGTCCGCGGCTGAGATCCAAATGTTCTGGCTGCTAATATTTATGACCATCGTTTTCCTGGTGTGCTCCATTCCTTTAGTG GTGCGCATCTTTGTAAACCAGCTGTATGGTCCTGCCTACATCTGTGCTGGAGTGAAACCGGATTACCGGAGTGATCTGATGGCCATCCGCTTTGCCTCTTTCAACCCCATTCTGGACCCCTGGGTCTACATCCTCTGTCGGAAGAACCTGTTTtttaagggctgtgagaggatgAAGAATACAGTTGGAAAAGTCAAGGCGGGGCCCGGGCCGAATTTAGTCTGTCTTGGCACTGGCAGTCAACATTCACACCTGTCATTTGAATGCACTAACGAGACCAGTTATGTGTCATTATGCACAACCAACTACAGAAATGAATTCGAGAACCAGGTTAGCACCAAAAGTAAATCGTTTACAGACTTTACCATGCGACAAGCCTGGGACATTGACACAGCGCGGGATAACTTCCATCCGTTTAGTGTCGAACAAACTGCCGTGCTCAGCTTCCAGGCGGAACTTGCTGTGGTGTCCAAACCGGCCATGATGGCGTCAATGCTCGGAGGCAGTAAGGCGCTTCCGGCCAAGTGCGCACCAACAGGTCTCCATAGGCATGTCAGTAAAGTGGACATAGTCACCTGTACCTTCAGCACACCTAGCTCCTGTCATACGGAGGAATGCCTCTGA